From a single Miscanthus floridulus cultivar M001 chromosome 8, ASM1932011v1, whole genome shotgun sequence genomic region:
- the LOC136474046 gene encoding folate-binding protein 1-like isoform X2, with translation MGSPTRPRRTTGFALLLVLLFLSPLASAGQPKGVCVSPGGRFPAFSSEVRNLALTGEGSQECIHLWELLECSICDPRVGVRPGPPVVCASFCDMVFKACSESYFSVDMKTQALSPCGLGDILCGKAHKWVSNGTELCRLAGFSVQVSETSSGGVDDTFCYGGKASLDSISDSWTSSKDRPTLSGVASWDVQDFQRWAREMPVGERVSWAIGGMVLTAGHLALFFLSAKERATAIARSKLLLLTI, from the exons ATGGGCTCTCCCACGCGGCCGCGGAGGACGACCGGTTTCGCTCTCCTCCTGGTGCTGCTGTTCCTCTCGCCGCTCGCGTCAGCTG GACAACCAAAAGGTGTATGTGTTTCACCAGGTGGACGGTTCCCTGCCTTTTCATCTGAAG TGAGAAACCTTGCATTGACTGGTGAAGGCAGTCAAGAATGTATTCATTTGTGGGAATTGCTTGAGTGCTCAATATGTGATCCACGAGTGGGTGTCAGGCCTGGACCTCCTGTTGTATGCGCATCATTCTGTGATATGGTCTTCAAAGCTTGTTCAGAATCATACTTCTCTGTAGATATGAAAACACAG GCCTTGTCTCCTTGTGGTTTAGGTGACATCCTTTGTGGCAAAGCACATAAATGGGTCTCTAATGGCACAGAGTTATGCCGTCTTGCTGGTTTCTCTGTTCAAGTTTCTGAGACCAGCTCTGGTGGAGTTGATGACACTTTCTGCTATGGTGGGAAAGCAAGTTTGGATTCCATCTCTGATTCATGGACTTCTTCAAAAGACCGTCCAACATTAAGTGGTGTGGCTTCATGGGACGTTCAAGATTTTCAGAGATGGGCAAGAGAAATGCCTGTTGGTGAAAGAGTTTCTTGGGCAATTGGAGGAATGGTTCTCACAGCTGGCCACCTGGCCTTATTTTTTTTATCAG CAAAAGAAAGAGCTACAGCCATCGCCAGAAGCAAGCTGCTATTGCTCACAATATGA
- the LOC136474046 gene encoding folate-binding protein 1-like isoform X1, whose product MGSPTRPRRTTGFALLLVLLFLSPLASAGQPKGVCVSPGGRFPAFSSEGKPPGRAPKGRRDLALCRIFRQNTCCDVTQTFPALVSVRNLALTGEGSQECIHLWELLECSICDPRVGVRPGPPVVCASFCDMVFKACSESYFSVDMKTQALSPCGLGDILCGKAHKWVSNGTELCRLAGFSVQVSETSSGGVDDTFCYGGKASLDSISDSWTSSKDRPTLSGVASWDVQDFQRWAREMPVGERVSWAIGGMVLTAGHLALFFLSAKERATAIARSKLLLLTI is encoded by the exons ATGGGCTCTCCCACGCGGCCGCGGAGGACGACCGGTTTCGCTCTCCTCCTGGTGCTGCTGTTCCTCTCGCCGCTCGCGTCAGCTG GACAACCAAAAGGTGTATGTGTTTCACCAGGTGGACGGTTCCCTGCCTTTTCATCTGAAGGTAAGCCTCCTGGAAGAGCACCCAAGGGGCGCAGAGATCTAGCACTGTGTAGGATATTCCGTCAGAATACATGTTGCGATGTGACACAGACATTTCCTGCTCTGGTCTCAGTGAGAAACCTTGCATTGACTGGTGAAGGCAGTCAAGAATGTATTCATTTGTGGGAATTGCTTGAGTGCTCAATATGTGATCCACGAGTGGGTGTCAGGCCTGGACCTCCTGTTGTATGCGCATCATTCTGTGATATGGTCTTCAAAGCTTGTTCAGAATCATACTTCTCTGTAGATATGAAAACACAG GCCTTGTCTCCTTGTGGTTTAGGTGACATCCTTTGTGGCAAAGCACATAAATGGGTCTCTAATGGCACAGAGTTATGCCGTCTTGCTGGTTTCTCTGTTCAAGTTTCTGAGACCAGCTCTGGTGGAGTTGATGACACTTTCTGCTATGGTGGGAAAGCAAGTTTGGATTCCATCTCTGATTCATGGACTTCTTCAAAAGACCGTCCAACATTAAGTGGTGTGGCTTCATGGGACGTTCAAGATTTTCAGAGATGGGCAAGAGAAATGCCTGTTGGTGAAAGAGTTTCTTGGGCAATTGGAGGAATGGTTCTCACAGCTGGCCACCTGGCCTTATTTTTTTTATCAG CAAAAGAAAGAGCTACAGCCATCGCCAGAAGCAAGCTGCTATTGCTCACAATATGA
- the LOC136477559 gene encoding uncharacterized protein, translating into MDKIQSDCPYPGCFFCVMKEANPSKRRASVLKFFRELPSQDDDGQVLPISGLWNTAMAHPNDPEFINLGIFECMAALIWKGLKNRRWLAHDQNIYIPYYAAHIIGSYTMNMEEFAERAVRAGVIPPLVELLRGRLTWVEQRVAVRALGHLATYPSTFPAVADHGEVLELAIQLASSSLEIVYSHFYQFVDRRLGYHCDLLTRGMGGVEMESRKAEEWASQLQCWSLQLINCFAFKPEFLHDICKPDFLVKLPGMWGGLVNENSPAGVGLLRTICQSKVGRGHVANIPGTIDALCNIARSSDDWQYMAVDCLIWLVQDASTYQKVIDKVAPTLIDLADISTLGDYKKLGDTIVTVLQECMQQSNSRGAISAQTKAEIDELLRSKQSLKLEKSMPKADLHIKQAAALVVKLEGNSLFSSGNIAGAAEKYSEALALCPMKSKKERVVLYSNRAQCYLLLQQPLAAISDATRALCLHSPVNRHAKSLWRRAQAYDMLGFAKESLLDAILFINECSQSNDPDLSLKQNKVPDYAERLVKKQMRAAWLFREAALKHGGVHCEGDASDAFGQEADDSEWETASESDAENDATGAADDETEWKNDGHQEDFCEKS; encoded by the exons ATGGACAAGATACAATCAGATTGCCCTTATCCTGGATGTTTCTTTTGTGTTATGAAGGAGGCAAACCCTAGTAAACGAAGAGCAAGTGTGCTAAAGTTCTTTAGGGAACTTCCTTCCCAAGATGACGATGGTCAGGTTCTCCCTATTAGTGGTCTCTGGAACACGGCGATGGCTCACCCAAATGATCCCGAGTTCATCAACTTGGGCATATTTGAATGCATGGCAGCTCTTATATGGAAAGGGTTAAAAAACAGGCGTTGGCTTGCACATGATCAGAATATTTACATCCCATATTATGCAGCTCACATAATTGGATCATACACAATGAATATGGAGGAGTTTGCCGAGCGTGCTGTTCGTGCTGGTGTAATACCTCCATTAGTTGAACTGTTAAGAGGTAGGCTGACGTGGGTCGAGCAAAGAGTTGCTGTTAGAGCTTTGGGGCATTTGGCTACATATCCTAGTACATTTCCTGCAGTTGCTGATCATGGGGAAGTACTTGAACTTGCCATTCAACTTGCTTCGAGCTCCCTAGAGATTGTGTACTCTCACTTTTACCAGTTTGTGGATCGAAGACTTGGCTACCATTGCGACCTTCTTACTCGTGGCATGGGTGGTGTGGAAATGGAATCCCGCAAAGCTGAGGAATGGGCAAGTCAACTGCAGTGCTGGTCTTTGCAACTCATTAACTGCTTTGCATTTAAGCCTGAATTCCTCCATGATATTTGCAAGCCTGATTTTCTAGTCAAGTTACCTGGAATGTGGGGTGGACTTGTAAATGAGAACTCGCCTGCTGGTGTTGGTTTGCTAAGAACAATCTGCCAGAGCAAAGTTGGCCGAGGTCATGTTGCTAACATTCCTGGTACAATTGATGCTTTATGTAACATTGCTCGTTCTTCAGATGACTGGCAATACATGGCAGTTGATTGTCTGATCTGGTTAGTGCAGGATGCAAGTACTTATCAAAAG GTTATAGATAAAGTTGCGCCAACACTGATAGATTTAGCAGATATTTCGACACTGGGTGATTATAAAAAGCTTGGTGACACAATTGTCACGGTCCTCCAAGAATGTATGCAACAGAGTAACTCACGTGGTGCAATCAGTGCTCAGACCAAAGCAGAAATTGATGAGCTTTTGAGATCCAAGCAAAGTTTGAAATTGGAAAAGAGTATGCCAAAGGCGGATCTTCATATAAAACAAGCTGCAGCATTGGTTGTCAAGTTGGAAGGCAATTCACTGTTCTCTTCAGGGAACATTGCAGGAGCTGCAGAGAAATACTCTGAAGCACTTGCGCTATGTCCaatgaaatccaagaaagaacggGTGGTTCTTTACAGCAATCGAGCTCAGTGTTACCTTCTCCTGCAGCAGCCATTGGCTGCTATAAGCGATGCTACTCGAGCATTGTGCCTTCATAGCCCTGTGAATCGTCATGCCAAGAGTTTGTGGAGAAGAGCTCAAGCATATGATATGCTTGGTTTTGCAAAAGAGAGCTTGTTGGATGCAATCCTTTTCATAAACGAGTGCTCTCAGTCAAATGATCCTGACTTATCCCTGAAGCAAAACAAAGTTCCTGATTATGCTGAGCGATTGGTGAAGAAGCAGATGCGTGCCGCTTGGCTATTCAGGGAAGCAGCTCTGAAGCATGGGGGTGTCCATTGTGAAGGAGATGCTAGCGATGCGTTTGGTCAAGAGGCTGATGACTCTGAGTGGGAAACAGCTAGCGAAAGCGATGCTGAGAATGATGCCACGGGAGCAGCCGATGATGAAACTGAATGGAAGAATGATGGCCACCAGGAAGATTTCTGTGAGAAAAGCTGA
- the LOC136474045 gene encoding FCS-Like Zinc finger 6-like, with the protein MAGLSVLLEPHSKSHPGKAAAAQIISKATLVIHGPNHKHHQQVPVSPTAAGSFLQRCCLCNRELAEGMDIYMYRGDRAFCSEECRCRQIFMDEDAGHGAGASTVQGRRRVAGRGRVAY; encoded by the exons ATGGCCGGGCTGAGCGTTCTCCTGGAGCCCCACAGCAAGAGCCACCCggggaaggcggcggcggcgcagatcATCAGCAAGGCCACCCTCGTGATCCACGGCCCCAACCACAAGCATCATCAGCAGGTCCCTGTCTCTCCGACGGCCGCGGGCTCCTTCCTGCAGCGCTGCTGCCTCTGCAACAGAGAGCTCGCCGAGGGCATGGACATCTACATGTACAG AGGCGACCGGGCGTTCTGCAGCGAGGAGTGCCGGTGCCGCCAGATCTTCATGGACgaggacgccggccatggcgcgggcGCCTCCACCGTGCAAGGCAGGCGGCGAGTCGCCGGCCGCGGCCGTGTCGCCTACTGA